tgaaagaaaaaatggatgGTATTTCTGGTAACACTTGTTTGACTAAAGGAAGTTCTAGAAAATCAACCTGCAGACCAGTGTCACAAAATAAAGCTGTTCCCAGCAGGATGGTTATAGGCAGGCAGGTTCCTAGAGGGAACACACTGAGTATCTCCTGGGAAAGCTGGGTGTTCCCAAAGGACAGCTGGCAAACTAAGTGGGCAAAAGCTTAGAGGTGGCCAGTAAGGAATAATAAATTTAAGAGTCTCTGTGTACTCGGAGCTGTGCATCAGTCAAGAACTGGAGTGTGGAGTCTCTTTGTTAAATTGTGGATGAAAGAAGGAGAAACTGCTGCCCGTGGCTCATGGAATAGGTAAATCCATGAGGTGCAGGCCCTCTTTCTCTGGTGTCTCTCCACCTGTATAGGCAGACAGTTAGAAGTCTAGTAAGTGAGGAGGAACTGTAGAGCCATGTCTTCATCAGCACTGCTTGTTCTCTCCGCAGCGATCAGATCTCCATGTCATCCAGCCGTGCCCAGCAGATGCACGCCTTCTCGTGGATACGCAACACCCTGGAAGAGCACCCCGAGACATCCCTTCCCAAGCAGGAGGTTTATGATGAATACAAGTGAGTGCCATGCCTACGGCTTTAGGCAGTGCAGTGTTCTGTGACACTGACTCTGCAGGTACCCTGCTGGTGTGTGTGGGACATGTGATGGACCGTGCTGCTGTACGGAGAATGCAGTAGCTACTCTGTGGCAAGCTATATTCAGTACTACTGTCTCTGGAAATAAGACCGTGGTGTTGAAATTGTGCGTTACATGTACAATTGCTGAAGGAAAGGTACAAGTATTTCTTAACAAGTAAATATCAGTATTGGGTGAATGAAtattgggtttgttttgtgcaGCATGGCACAGGTAAAAAGCATCAGTTACTGTCTTCCAATACGTGTTGCTCTGCTTGTTTACATACGTATATGACTGCTTTAACAAGGGTGAGGGGTTGAATTGTTCCCCACAGATGCAGCTATTTTGCACATACGATCTTGCCCGTCACACCTTTCTTTCCAGAATAAGACATAAATATTGGACCTTCCTGCAGCAAACCTGATTTCTACAGAGGCACAATCTATCTGAATATGTATGAGACCAGTAACCAAGGCCACTGTGAGGCTGTGTTGTCAAGTCTCAAAGCTACCGTGTAATGAGAAAGCGATTAGAAGCAAGGGAGAGGGAGCTGTCTGATGAAAGTTGGATTTGAATTCATTTACAGAACATACCCcgtgggggaggggggaaagaaatcaTCATCCTCGGCCCGGTTGCCTGAAGATGAATAACAGATTTATGATCCAGTATGAGTATTTCCATAATCTGAACGATTACAGTAATTTGCAGAGAGCCGAATCCCTTCACCTCCTAAGTGCCTACAGGATTCACCCCATAGGAATTGTTATTGCAGGGTTGCCTTCTGCAAATACCTCCTTTTAATTAACTCTCTGTGCTGAAGTGTTTTACTCCGATTGAGCTGAAGCGTGATGGCATTGGCTTGCCTGGGGTTGATAAACACACGCACACCTATTCCTGAGCTCCCGCACAGCCAGCAGCGGTGACGCAGCCCGGCAGCGCAGCCAATGGCACAGACATGCCGGGGTGGCCAATCCTCGAGCAGCAGCCGCTCGCGCAGACACAGCAACAGCGGCAGCTGCTGTGCGGGAGAGAGATGGGAGCGTTattcttaaatatatttcttattaaataatttatggCCTGCTTCAGCAACAAATCTGCTTGGCTTCCATGCTGTGCCAAGCTGCAGATGCCCGGAAATATCATCATCTACAGATTGTGGAGTGTGAAATTTGGATGGCTTTGTATGTAGCTGCATCAAGTATTtgtatattgtattttttttccctaacaaaATAAGGGTGGTAAGCAAATATTCGGAAAAATATCAAATGTTTGGAATCTGTTCTCCTTTGAAagcttctgttctgtttttaaaacattccgtttctttgaatattttcatGAGCTATTCTTGCACACCAGAGGAGAAGTAGTCTTGGAGTGAGACATGGGGAACAGGCATATAAATATGTGAGTTAGTTTTGTTAAGTCCTTTTCCTTTACCTAAGCTAAGAACGCTCAAAACTTAGTTCTATTAACCAGTTGCCATTTCTCTCTTCTATGTGCAGAGATGGATCTTGCATGAGCTCACATAAGCAAGCTTATGCACTCTGCATGTGTAAATCTAAAGTGCGAGGCTTCAGAAGAGTGCTGCATCATACCAGCATCTTCATTCCTGCCGTAAATGTTGGTCAAAATGAATCTTGCAAAACTACCAGCCTTCTGCatcaccttattttttttttttttctatgaagaggaaaagacagaagCTTACACTCCACTCAAGTTCACCATTGGCAAGTGCTGATAGTGTTTTCAGCTCCTCCACATTTCAGTAGCCCCTTCTCACTGGGCTTGTTCAATACAGTGACTCTTTCTGTGTTGTTACGCTTCAGTTTAAGCGTGAATTCATGTTTCTAACTGGATAAAAGAGAGTgaatttatctttcttttgaaagggataaaataaatttaaaattcatcaCAATATATGGCAGTAGCATTTGGGAAGGCTGAGAGCTTGCAGCTGAATTTTAGAAAGGAGGTAGATAAGAGCTGGTTCACCTCTTGTTGGTGCCGTGATGCTGCTTGTACTGACAGAATACATTGAGCTGTAAGAAGCTGGGTTTCTGTTGGGTGCTCACAGTTCTTCTGCCAGCTTCCTCTAGGAGTTATGGGAATACAGGCTGGAAAGTATGGGAGCTCAAGGGGAGGTGCTCAGCATGTTATCCAGCCTGCAGTGAATGGATGCTGCTTCCCATTAGatcctttctgtgttttcttgtaAGTCAATTTTACTTTGATATCTTGTCCCTATTAGAAAACATCCTTCTGCACACAGCCATGTGTAGATTTAGCTGAGTTTAGAGAATTAGGATTTCAAATCTTAAATGCAGTCCTGCAGTACTTACGCAGGCAAAATCCTTATTTGCccacaaaattatttgtgaGTCTTCAGTAAACACTTGAGTCCTCTTATCTTACTTCTACTGCCATGACACAAGGGACAAAAGTCATTCATATTGAAGTTTGGTGTCCTGAAGATTCACTTGATACGCTTAATATGGATTAAGAGGTCTTTGAGTCATCCTCTATCTCTTTCCTTTAGTCTGTAAATCATTAATCCTTGCTTTACTGGCTGCTAGGCCACTTGGTGCATAGATTATATGCACCGAGTGTTAAGAATATTAAACAACAAGTTCGAAGAATATTCAGATGCCAGCACAGAAGAGGACAGTTGGTACAGGTATACCATGTCTGTTGAACACATAAAGGGCAAAGGTGCGTACTAATCTTATTGAGTAGTGCTTATCCAGGGTTTTTATATAAAATTCTCTTATAGAAATAGGATGGGACCTATTGTGTTGCAAAGTCTAGTCCCATGTCATAAGCAACTACCCATGCAATTCCTCTGAAAGCCAATCAGACTCCATCTGAAGCAGTTGTttctcatctctgctgctgatCCTGGGAGTCTGACCTGCAATTTCATTTCTTTGGTGGTTTTCAGACATCTGGTTTCCATCCTACCTGATTATAAGGACTCATTTATGAGCCAGCATTGTTTGTCAGCTTAATGAGAGCCTACGTCTTTCTGAGGTTCTTGACTAACCCAGTTTTGGAGACTAGTAGTTTTGGGGATTGGATAAACCAAGAcctctgttttgtttcattcagTAGGTTCTTGTAATTTGCtattcatgctgtttttttctgcccaGGAAACTGTGTAAGCTGGGCTGCATGGCCTGTCTTCATCAgctttttggtggtggttttttgagggggggttgttgtttgtttgtttgtttggggtttttgtttgggttttttttggtgtgttttaaTTCATTTGCACTGCCACTGTATTTTATGTCTGGAGTACATTCGattcaaagattaaaaaaaaaagtcttttctgcttATCATGTAGGGGAGCTCTGTACAAAAGAACAAAGCAACCGCGTGTCCGCTGTCATTCCTGTCTCCTCAGACCTTCCCTCCCCCCCTCTGTTTCCCACCCACCCTTCAAAGAGCAAAACAGCTCCTGGGCTCAGCAATGTGCCAAGAGTGCAAGTAGCAGAGAGAAGAGCTTCAGGGGAGAGACTCCTGCTATGTCCTGTCAAGTCAATGAGAGACCACAGATGGACATGGAGGGTTCTGGGCCAAGCCGGGAGGGGGAGGGGCCGTGTAGGATGATCtgtctgaaaactgaaattccaTGATAACACTGATAATCACAAGCTTGCTGGAGCTGCCAGTACAGATACGAGGAGACCATTTAGACTGTATGCTTTTGCTGCTAGCAAGTGATTGTCTTTAACCAGATGTGCTAGACTTGAGGAATGgataattttattcctttatttatttttttttcctcctaaggGAGGAATAATTTTAACTTTGAGGTTAATAGATTGGTAGGTCCCTAATCCTGGTGTTTTGCtagcttgttttttttaactttattttgctGACATTGTTGAGTTTCAATCAGATACTGCTGACTATTGCAGAGAAATTTGGAGAGTCCTCCTTGGAATGGTATTTGAGACTTAAAGTCTGGTTATCAACATCAGTAAGCAACAAAGACCCTCCATTCAGGAATTTTCAGACTAAAGTTTGAATCCATGGAGGCCTGGAAAGATGCAAAGGacaaaaagcagagatttatttattACACGTGGAGCAATGTCTGATTCTGATGAGGGTACAGTGAGGCAGGAAAGAATTCCTTTGTAATAACTTCAAAGGGACATATCTAGAAATCTGCTTCTGTGGGTGACATATGTTGCAATGAAATATGTTGGTATATAAATTGGATATAAAGCTTCTTGATGTTCCACATAGAAACTAGACTGATTGATGCCTGACTGTGTACCAGTTGTAGGCAATGTCTCCTGGTTTGGACTGAGTGGCCCTGGATGTGGGGGGAGGCTCTGCAGCGGAGTGTCAGCATCAAAGAGCATAAATGTTGCTGTTTGTCATCATCAAAATGATTGCATCTGTGGTGGTGCTTTCCAAGTGGAGGATATCAACACACAGCAAGGGTAAAAGCAGCAGATACTTGCACTGTAAAAACTAATATTTTTGCTGAGAAAGTAAAGGCAGTGGAAGTATCTCAAGAAATACATACCACTTTCTTTAGAGCTACAACTTGAAGAGAAGACATTTTGACTGGCCTGCTTGGATACACATTGTTCCTAGGTGATGCTGGGGGTGAAGCATCTGTTTCagactgctgctttttctttacatCTGCCCGAGTTTCCaggggtttgtttgtgtgtATGTACCTGATTAGAGTAGCAGGCAACTGTGGGGTGTGAAGtcattgtttttctgttctattGCTGATAACCACGCTGATCATGTACAGTCACTTTTTCAGAGGCAGGTTGTTTTTGTATATTGCTTATAGGACTTCTCATGGGAAAGGAGGTCATCGCTATCTCTTGCTGATGCCGTGGCTGTTGGGAGTCTCACTGAGAAGGTTTTATGCTGGTACATTTTAGGCCACAGCACATGAACGTCTGTGCAACAGCACAGGGAGTTGCTGTCTTTGCAGCCTTAAGCACTTCCAGAGCAGGTCCtggttttctcctttgctttatGTTTCTGATTTTCCAGAACATTCACCTTTTGCAGCAAAATCAACAATTCTTGTCCTCTGCCTCaagaacatattttttaaatgtctcagatgctgaaacagaatttcttttgctgtttttgagAACTGAAGACAACTAACAGTGTCCATTTTACTAAAACAAGTAAAGATGGCAAAATAATTAcgttttatttctttattcccCTATATCATGTCGTATGATGAGTCGCATGATGATCTTCATTTGCAGCAGCAGTTGGAATCTCTGTTAATTTAGGGCTGTTCAATAGGTTGTCTACGGTCAAGCAGCTCTCATAGTTCAGTAGAGCCACGGTGGTAGCAGGACTGGGTCCTCAGTATGTGCTTATGTTACATCTGTAAAGCTGGTTCCCTGGGAAGGCATCTTTTAAGTTCAGTTCTGTTACGGTCTATTAAATAGAAGTTGTTTATGCAAAATCTTCCTCTGGACTCTGACACATCTCTTACCTGACGCTTTTCAAATATTCCTGCAGGTCTTCAGGCCTTAGCACACTCAAGCTGTGGTTCTGGCTAGAACAGAGTCTCTGCTTTATTATGTCCTGAAATAAGTGAATTGAAGCATACACTTCAAACTGAGTTGAGGAGTAAATCTTAGCTGTGCTCTAGATAGTGCCACTGCTTGTTATGTCTCCACATGACTTGTCTTTGAACTCAGTAGAGAACAAGGCAAAAACTGTGATATTAATAGCTctgtttatacatttttaatgcattcaaTTCGTTGTGGATAGCTTCATTAATGTTAAATGTGGTTCTAAATATGGATGGGGAtaagtgttttcttttgaaaacctTTGGAGTCTAGCATGTAGGCTGGCCTCTTGTGTTAACTACGATTCCATTCAcgctttctttctctttgttgcAGGAGCTATTGTGACAATCTTGGCTACCACCCATTAAGTGCTGCTGACTTTGGAAAGATCatgaaaaatgtctttccaAATATGAAGGCCCGTCGTCTAGGCACAAGAGGCAAATCAAAATATCCTTTGCTAGAACGCTTCTCAGTAACTTGTTCTGTACTTGCCTGGAGAACATCTGTTGTTGTGGCTTAACTACCAGCTAAATGTAGAAGTAATGTTGAATAAAAAATGCCAACACTTTTCcaaagttctttaaaaattattagttGCAGTAGTGTTAGCTTGCAAAATATAACTTTGGAAACAAGTACTTGAATTTAGGTTCTGACACTTAGTTGTCACAGAAGCAAGGAATCAAAGAAGTTTTATAATTTAGTGCAAAGAGATATATTGGAATAAAGGAACCAGAACTGTTAGTGATTTTAAAACCAGTTTTTTCATCagtcagaattttttcttttccaagctgagGATTACACCTTCCCATAAGAACCCTTAGAAGCCATGGTGCACTAATGTCCTACCTGCTGCATTCCCCAGGGCTGGCTCTCGCTGCATCCCAACATACTGGGTAGGCAAAGcccctgcagtgagcagggaggggagagtgTGAAAAGGCTAAAAGGCCCTAAGTAGAAACCACTCAAAAGAAGTAACAGTAATGATATGGATGTGCTGTGATACTGGCCTTTGCCAAGTCTCACTGGAAGCATGCACTCAATTCTTccattgaggaaaaaaaccttccgTGTTGTAGTAAATGGAAAAGTTGTGTGTCAGTTAAACTGTTTCATGAAATAACAGTGTTGGATTATCTAGCAGCGAAATCTGAAACTCAGTACTCATGTTTGGATAGAGCTAGAGAAGTGTTAAAGAAGAAATCGTATGATGTAATTGTAGCTTGACCCAGGGGATCTCTTTAAGTTCTATTTCCAATGTTTCTAATTCAGAATGATCAAAATGTGACCTTGTCTCACATCTACTGTAAATCCCAGGCTCCTTAGGTTTCTTTTATTGCACTTATACTCCATCTGGGTTAATGCAAGCAATTTCAAATTCCATGGCCTAGGAAATAATATAGACATATttacaaaatgtgaaaaattagtGATCCTGGAAAGGATTTATGTGTCGTGGGGAAAAGACACTATGTGTGAACTGTCAGACTAATGctatggagagaaaaaaaagactgatttgATTTTTAGACGTATAAACAAGTGAGTACGAGTAATAAAGGGAGCATATTTCTGTGAACCAATTTGATGAGATgagtgaaaagaaaagaaaaaaatctgggtctttatatttttacagaaaaattatcATGGATGAGGAGAAAGTGCCTTAAAAATGGCGTGAAATCTTAGGAAGAAATGCAGTCACTCATTGGGCACTTTTATCTTGTCATGGGAAACTTCAGTTTGAGGAAGTCCTtcaggagaaggaaataaagtAGAACCAAAATTTGtgaatgctttttttaatagtgattaacttttttttttaattctcccaTCTTGTTTTAGAAAGAGGGTTTAGTCACAACTTATGTTAATGATTTGAATATTGAGTAGCTAACTGAGGCTGCCCGGCATGTTCTAAGTCATCAAATGAATTTCATCAGACCCAGCATCTCTGCATAGATTGAGAAACCCAGGGGCCTGGCCAAGAATGCATTGATAGACTTCTGATTCCGGTTGGCTCCGAGTTCATACTAATGACAGGAATTCTTCGTTCTGTGTTGAGTTTGCTTTTGAAGCTTATGAGGGTTATCACAGGAAATACTGCTCTTCTCTCCTATCCCCCAGCTAACAAGCAGACAATGTAGACCTTAATTGTTGTTTACATATTGCTACAGTGGACTGAGGAAGAAGGCTTTTGTGCATATGCCAACACTGCCCAACCTTGACTTTCATAAAACTGGAGATGGGGTATGATATATATTTgcttatttatatatatgtttcTGCAAGTTAACATTATGCCATTTTTCTATCAGAACTTTTTGAAACAAAGTGaagatctgtgcagcttttaagatttttctttatatttcttaTATTCTGAataattgtttgcttttttctgtaAAGTTCACAATTAATTGCAATACTATTAAACTAATTCAGGAGGTGAATTAGACTTCCACAGTGTTCCTATCCACTGTATGCATGTTTTTAACTCTGATTCTGTTTTGCttgtactgtattttttaaaatcagtgctAGAGAAACCAGTGAAAGAAGCAGTTCCTGGGTAATAGTGACTGCTGAGTTGACAAGACTCTGGATACAGGGGAAATCAATTGTTGGTGCTCACATTGTTAGGATTCTGTCTGtgattttcttccagaaatgtCAATTCCATATAATGCCTTTGGAAACAACCCGTAGATTATCATTAAGccatttaattttgaaagataCTAGTGGTATTATTCTCATAACTTCATGTAAAACTGTGAGCATACTACAACTTTTGGCGTGATTCTGATAATAatttgctttcttgttttgttttgatgccTTAATGACCCTTATCAATTAAAGTAACCTTTCCTCCTTTGTTTGTTCGGTTTAGTTGGATGGAGCAGAGCCATCGGGGCAGTTGCAAACTGCTGATGAGGAAGTCATCTCTGCGGCCTGCCGACTTGTTTGTGAATGGGCCCAGAAAGTGCTGAGCCAGCCTTTTGATACCGTCTTGGAACTGGCTCGCTTCCTTGTCAAAAGTCACTATATTGGTACCAAGTCAATGGCAGCTTTAACAGTAATGGCAGGGGCACCAGCAGGTAATGAGATAATGCTGAACGTCGAAATGGGGGATCTTTCTACTGAGAGTAGTAACAGCTTGGTTTGAGGAAGCACTTCTCTTCAAGGCAAACTTTAACAATGAGCACTGAGCATTCCTTTATGTGATTTGAGTCACATTGCTGCAAATTACTGTTCTTGCTGATATTCTGGGTCAAGATCTGAAAATCAGCACTGGTCTCAGGTTTAGATGGTGATCTTCCTATTGCTCTGGTGAGGACTCTGGTTGTCTAAAGCACTTCAGGGTGTGTGAGCTTCAGAGTGTGTTGTGACAGTCAACCTCTCGTGGTACATGCAGACTGCTGCTGAGAGGGTGGGCTCCCAGATCACAGTTCCTAAGCATGTGCTGGGTATCTAAACCAAATACTTGCTCTTAGTATTGTAAAATTATTATCAGTAAAACTAGTAAAGTAGTAAAATAGTATTGATTCATTTATAATTagcagttattttaaaattctgtaacCTTAAAgtataaattaaataatgttAAAGCATTTCTAAAGGGGTAGTGCAGCAAAGTTATTTGGTCTCTAAAGAGCATGCTAATCCTCTTGACTGTTAATAAACAAAAGATTATAAATGTGATATGATTTTGTAAGGGAAAATAGTACTAGCTGCACAGAGGACACTGTTTTCTCCCTGAAAACTAAAACTTGCTTGCTTTGTGATCAGCAAAGTaatttctccagaaaaaaatgttctgtcATTCTAATTTCCATtggtttttcactttttcttatttttttctttttttcctgagcacttttctttttgccattttccCCATTATCCCCTGATCACACAGAAGTTTTGATCCATTCTGATATTAGATGCACTATATTTAACGCCTTGGCCATTAGATAATGTcatctgctcagagctgcttctctgtgACAGACCTACAGCTTTCgggaaacatttttcatttaaagctgCCTTAGAACAGATAACAAAACAACCGCGGCCGGTGCTGGATTTTAAAGGCTCGTCTGAAACGTGCCCGCAGCCCTCTGCTGCCAGTTCAGTGAAGTGCACCTGGCTGAGACTGCTGACACGCAGGTTGCCCTTTGATGTTACTGGAAACAAGACGCCCATAGAGAATATTTTAGCAGCTCATGCCCAGCTTGTCTAACAGAGGTTTTGCCACAAATACGGAAATAAACTGAAGCTGAATAGATTTAAGTATGAAGTGGATGGGAGTGCCTCATAGAGGAGGTATTCCCAGAGTGGTTTTGGAGATGCCTGCCATGTATTTTCTGTTAGATACAGAAGTGGCACCACAGTAGACAGAGTATGTTTGGCTGTAATTCGTTCTCCTTCTTTTGTTTTAGGAATAAAAGGGATCCCCCAGCCCTCAGCTTTCATACCTACTGCTGAAAGTAATTCTTTTCAACCACAAGTGAAAACTCTGCCATCTCCTGTTGACGctaagcagcagctgcagcgtAAGATCCAGAAGAAGCAGCAAGAACAGAAACTGCAGTCTCCTTTGCCAGGAGAGTCTCcagtaaagaaaacagaaagcgCTGCAACCAACGGTGTGACGAGTATATCTAATGGAAGTCCTGCCATTCTGTCCCCTCCACCTATTGGCATTGTTgtggctgctgtccccagccccataCCGGTAATGCTCTCCAGCAATTCTCTAGAGAATCCACCCAGTGACAAGGTTGTACATTGCCAGTAACTACGCAGTGGTGTCAGTGGATTAGAACAGTTTCCATTCAAAGGCTTGGTTGCCTTGATGCTCTTCTGTCTGGGCTGTGTTATGCCACATTAGTTACAGGGTTGATACAGAGGCAGCAGAATTCCGATCATGTAATGTAGGCCAAGTTCATCTTTGAAGTTGTTAAAGTGAGCCTTGACATGAAGTTAACCAGATGAGAGAGCTGACACCAGGTGTGTGGGCCACTGAGGCCCTAATATGGAATCTAAATTGCCTTTCATTGGCCCAGTGCATTTAGTGACAGGTACgattttattttgaatgaaTATCTGTAGTACAGaacatttttgtctttcagcCATATAAAATTGGGCTAGGAAGATTATTTGGTTTTAAGATGTTCACTGTGATGTTCATTTTGATAGGTAAGCCAGTTTTTCTGCCTGATAGTGAGTTTATATTTAACTCACTTTTGAAACCTTAACAATAAGCAGTATTTTGAACACATCCTGTCCTCTTTAGCCTTTTTATGTCTGTCTTTTTGTCCCAGGTAGTGAAGGATTGTATGAGATTGACATTTTCATTAGCAGTAGAGCAGACTAGTGTGTACACCAGTGCCTCATGCCTTAAAAATAGAAGGCATATATCTGTCCACCAATCCTTAGGCAGAGAAATAGAAATTGCCCTGTACAAGGTAGAAgagtttattttgtttcaaactGATGTTCACTAGCTTTGGTGTATTGAGCTATGTTGTCTTTCACCTTTGAAATGCTTGGTGGCTGAGGTCATGTGTGGGCTCTGGGGACTTCTTGCTTCGTTGCcacaccttttctttttctctcttgacAGGTGCCAAGGACCAGGCAGTTGGTGACATCTCCAAGTCCTATGGGATCGTCTGATAGCAAGGTCCTGCCGCTCAATGTTCAGGTGGTCACTCAGCACATGCAATCAGTCAAGCAGCCACCAAAGACTCCCCAGAACGTTCCCGCTAGCCCCGTTGGTGACCGCTCTGCCCGGCATCGCTACCAACAGATCCTACCCAAGCCAGCAAACACCAGTGCTCTCACCATCCGCTCTCCCACGACGGTGCTATTTACCAGTAGCCCAATCAAGACTGTTGTGCCAGCTCCACATGTGAATTCCTTAAATGTGGTAAAAATGACAGCAATATCTCTTGCCCCGAGCAGCAGTAGTGTGCCCGTCAAACAGACGCCTTCAGTTAGCACTAGTGCAGGAGCAGTGGAAGAAGGGAGGACTGGTCCACAGATCAAAAATGGATCCGTTGTTTCACTTCAGTCTCCAGGATCCAAGCCTAATACTGTTGTAGCTACGCCTGCACTCAAGATCAAAACAGAACCAGAAGCATTGCTGGATGAGAACTCTGCACAGGGCCAAGAGAGCTCTGACATGTCTAAATCCATAAAGGCAACCCCTGACCTGCCTCCTGCACAGCTAATTAATTTTGAGATTGCAGCCTTGAAGGTTTCAGTGGATGATGTCATGGAGCTAAAACCAGGTAAGGACTGTGATCAGGAAGCTGAAGAAGCAGGGACCAAATATAAGACACAGTCTGATGAAATCACACCAGTTTCTTCAGCAGGCAATAATCAAAGCACTCTTAAGCTCACAGTTGCCAGTCAAAACttgtccagcaccagcatcaaTTCACCTCCTACTGGTGAGTCTATGATTAAAGACAAAGCATGTGCTAAAAGTCCAAGAAAGCGACAGCCTTCCACACTTCAGGATTCCCAGTTACCACCTGTAAAGAAACCACTAGTGGAGCAGTTTACAACTGGTAATGCTGTGGAGGGTCAAAAAGCTAACAATGTTAAGAAGGCCCTGAAGTCTGGATCATTAGCTAACAGTGACAATACAGCAACACTCGCTCAAGTTCCCAGCAAGGTACCCGTGACAGTACCTGTAccttccacagctgctgcaaactTAGCAACAGACCTTTCTTTGAGCACCAATTTAAAAACCTGTGATCCTGCTTTAGAGCAGCAGCTTGCATCAGTATCATCTCCAGATATAAAAGTAAAATTGGAAGGAAACTTGTTTATCATAGAAAATGATTCAAAATCTGATGGCAGCTTTAATCCAAATACATGGCACCATATTACCAAAACCTCTGACTTTGCATCTGTGAATTGTGATCAGCAGCAAGATATCAGTGTTATGGCTGTTGCCGGGCACTCTGGCTCTAGTGACTTACCGGAATCTGCGTGGGAGCCGGTGCACTGCGAAGGTATACAGCAGGATGTGTACAGCCAGCAGTTACAGAGCCAGATCCAGGACTCCTTGGATCAAATACAAGCACAGTCTTCAAATCAGTTACCTCTGCAGTCTGAGCTGAAAGAGTTTGAGCATACAGTCCCTCAGTCAAA
This region of Hirundo rustica isolate bHirRus1 chromosome 13, bHirRus1.pri.v3, whole genome shotgun sequence genomic DNA includes:
- the RFX7 gene encoding DNA-binding protein RFX7, with product MSSSRAQQMHAFSWIRNTLEEHPETSLPKQEVYDEYKSYCDNLGYHPLSAADFGKIMKNVFPNMKARRLGTRGKSKYCYSGLRKKAFVHMPTLPNLDFHKTGDGLDGAEPSGQLQTADEEVISAACRLVCEWAQKVLSQPFDTVLELARFLVKSHYIGTKSMAALTVMAGAPAGIKGIPQPSAFIPTAESNSFQPQVKTLPSPVDAKQQLQRKIQKKQQEQKLQSPLPGESPVKKTESAATNGVTSISNGSPAILSPPPIGIVVAAVPSPIPVPRTRQLVTSPSPMGSSDSKVLPLNVQVVTQHMQSVKQPPKTPQNVPASPVGDRSARHRYQQILPKPANTSALTIRSPTTVLFTSSPIKTVVPAPHVNSLNVVKMTAISLAPSSSSVPVKQTPSVSTSAGAVEEGRTGPQIKNGSVVSLQSPGSKPNTVVATPALKIKTEPEALLDENSAQGQESSDMSKSIKATPDLPPAQLINFEIAALKVSVDDVMELKPGKDCDQEAEEAGTKYKTQSDEITPVSSAGNNQSTLKLTVASQNLSSTSINSPPTGESMIKDKACAKSPRKRQPSTLQDSQLPPVKKPLVEQFTTGNAVEGQKANNVKKALKSGSLANSDNTATLAQVPSKVPVTVPVPSTAAANLATDLSLSTNLKTCDPALEQQLASVSSPDIKVKLEGNLFIIENDSKSDGSFNPNTWHHITKTSDFASVNCDQQQDISVMAVAGHSGSSDLPESAWEPVHCEGIQQDVYSQQLQSQIQDSLDQIQAQSSNQLPLQSELKEFEHTVPQSNENFFSFDDDLTQDSIVEELVLMEEQMSMNNSHPYSGCLGMALQSQAAAQGAPVSSHPSSTHFYHSIHNNSTPIHTPTPTPTPTPTPTPTPTPTSEMIAGSQNMSRESPCSRLAQTTPVDSALGSSRHTPIGTPHSNCSSSVPPSPVECRNPFAFTPISSSMAYHDASIISSSPVKPMQRPMATHPDKTKLEWMNNGYGGVSNSSVANHGILTSYQELVEDRFRKPHAFAVPGQSYQSQPRHHDTHFGRVTPVSPVQHQAAPASSTTKQEGFAVPAPLDNKGTGSSLNNSLRCRSVSPAVHRQRNLSGSTVYPVSNIPRSNLTPFGSPVTPEVHNVFANIHADTSANNIAQRSQSVPLTVMMQTAFPSLQKQTNTKKITNVLLNKLDSDSDDAVRGLGMNNMPSNYTARMNLTQILETSATFPSANPQSMINSSTSVYEFQTPNYLTKNSSTDQISFSSGDNQAQSDIGEQQLDFSSTVKDLLGEDSLPTNQQLVNQVASDLSNVAPVFPSDIRLSSELSGSINDLNTLDTNLLFDPGRQQGQDDDATLEELKNDPLFQQICNESINSMTASGFEWMESKDHPAVEMLG